CGCGCATTACCGCGATTTCCCGCGGGACCTCCGTCCGTCGAAGCTCGCGACGTTCATGGCGCACGTCGGCGGGACCACGGTGGAAATCATCACCCCGCTGGTGCTGCTCTTCTCGACCAACCACTGGGTCACCCTCGCCGGCGTCGCGCTGATGGTGGTGTTCCACCTGTTCATCACGTCGACCTTCCCGCTGGCCGTGCCGCTGGAGTGGAACATCCTGTTCGGCTACCTGTCGATCTTCCTGTTCCTCGGCTTCCCGGCGAGCGCCGGTTACGGCGTCGGAAACCTGACGCCGGGCTGGCTGGCCGTCGTGATCGCGGCCGCGCTGCTGTTCTTCCCGATCCTCGGCAACCTGCGGCCGGACCTCGTCTCATTCCTGCCGTCGATGCGGCAGTACGCGGGGAACTGGGCGTCGGCGCTGTGGGCGTTCGCGCCGGGCGCGGAGGAGAAGCTGAACACGCTGCCGCACCGGCCGACCAAGAACCAGGTCGACCAGTTGCAGGCGATGGGGTACCCGGCCGAAGTCGCCGAGATCACCATGCAGCAGACGATTGCCTGGCGGTCGATGCACAGTCAGGGCCGCGGGCTGTTCTCGGTGCTGGCGAAGAACCTGCCCGACCTCGAGACGCGGACCGTGCGGGAGGCCGAGTTCGGCTGCAACTCGATTATCGGCTTCAACTTCGGCGACGGGCACCTGCACGATCTGAGCTTCGTCAACGCGGTGCAGAAGCGGGTCGGGTTCGCGCCCGGCGAGTGGATCGTGGTGTGGGTCGAGTCGCAGGCGATCCATTCGAAGGTGCAGCATTACCAGGTGATTGACGCGGCGGTGGGGGTTATCGAGCGGGGGCACTGGACGGTCTCGGACGCGGTGCGCGAGCAGCCCTGGCTGCCGAACGGGCCGATTCCGCTGACCGTGACCTGGACCGCGAACGCCGCCCAGCCGCAGCCAAGCGAGAAGAGCGTACCGGCATGACTGGCACGGCGGTGGTGGTCGGCAGCGGCCCGAACGGGCTCGCCGCGGCGGCGGTGCTGGCTCGGGCCGGAGTCGACGTGACGGTGCTGGAGGCCGCCGACGAGATCGGCGGCGGCACTCGCACCTACGAGGCGATCGTCCCCGGACTGCGGCACGACCACTGCTCGGCGACGCATCCGATGGCCGTCGGGTCGCCGGTGCTGACCGAACTCGGTCTCGACCGGTACGGCCTGCGCTGGCGGCTGCCCGAGATCGACTGTGTGCACCCGCTCGACGACGGCACCGCCGGCGTCCTGCGCACCTCGGTCGCCGCCACCGCCGCCGGGCTTGGCCCGGACGAACACCGCTGGGCAAGGCTGTTCGCCGGGCCGGCGCAGCAGTACGACGTGCTGAGCGAGGACATCCTCGGTCCGCTGTTGCGGGTGCCGAAACACCCGCTGCGGCTGGCCCGGTTCGGCCTGCCGACCCTCGCCCCGGCCACGCTCCTGGCCCGGTACCTCCGCACCGAACAGGCGCGCGCACTGTGGCTCGGCGTGGCCGCGCACGCCTTCCAGCCGCTGGACCGGCCGTTGTCGTCGGCGATCGGGCTGGGCATCGTCACGGCTGGTCACCGGCACGGCTGGGCGGTGGCCGAAGGCGGGTCGAGTGCGATCAGCTCCGCCCTCGCCGCGCTGATCGCCGACTACGGCGGGAAAATCGAGACCGGCGTGCGGGTGGACTCGGCCACGCAGTTGCCTCGAGCCGACGTGGTGTTGTGGGACGTCGGGCCGCGCACGCTGGCGTCGGCCCTCGGCGACCGGCTGCCGCCGCGAGTCCGGCGGGCCTGCGCCCGGTTCCGTTACGGCCCCGGTGCGTACAAAGTGGACTTCGCGGTGCAGGAAGGGATCCCCTGGCGCAGCCCGGAAGCTCGCGCGGCCGGGACTGTCCACGTGGGAGGGTCGGCGGCCGAGGTCGCCGCCGGGGAACGGGACGTGCACGAGGGCCGGCTGCCGGAGCGGCCGTTCGTGCTGGTCGGACAGCAGTATCTGGCGGATCCGTCGCGGTCGGCCGGGAATGTGCACCCGGTGTGGGCGTACGCGCATGTCCCGCACGGGTACACCGGCGAAGCGACCGAGTTGATCGTGGCGCAGATCGAACGGTTCGCGCCGGGTTTCCGCGAGCGGGTGATCGGTTCGGTGTCGACGTCGCCGGGCGAGTTCGCGGCGGGGAACGCGAACTTCGTCGGCGGGAACATCCTCACCGGCGCGAAGGACATCCGTCAGCTGGTTTTCGGCCCGCGTGCGACGCTGCAGCCTTACGACGTGGGCCTGCCGGGCCATTTCGTGTGCTCGGCCGCGACCCCGCCCGGTCCGGGCGCGCACGGCATGTGCGGCAGCAACGCCGCGGAACGGGCGCTGCGGTTCCTGCGGCGGTGACCGGCGCTACCGGATCAGCACCCCCGGGTTCAGCACGCCGGCCGGGTCCAGTGCGTCCTTCGCCGCGGACAGTGCGGCGGCGAACGGGTCGGGCCGCTGCCGGTCGTACCACGGACGGTGGTCCCGGCCCACTGCGTGGTGATGGGTGATCGTCCCGCCATTCGCCCAGATCGCCTCGGAAACCGCGGCTTTCACCTCGTCCCACTGCGCGAGCGTGCTGCCCCAGCGGCCGGTCGCGTAGATCCCGTAGTACGGCGCGGGTCCGTCCGGGTACACGTGGGTGAACCGGCAGGTCACCACCCCCGCGCCGCAGATTTCGGCGATCGCGGCGGTCGCGGCCGCGGTCACCGCCGCGTGGAAGCCAGGGAACGCGTCCCACGTGCAGGCCGTCTCGAAGGTCTCCACCACCATCGACCGCCGGGCGAGCGCGTCGCGCTGGTACGGCATCCGCAAGAACGCCGACCGCCAAGCGGAGCCGGACTCGCCGCGCCGGGCAGTGACCGTGCCGCCATGATCCGCGGTCAGCTCCACCGCCCGGTCGAGCCAAGCGTCCACCGGATGGTCGGCGGATTCGAACGCGAGCAGCAGCAATCCGTCCGCGGAGACGCCAGCGTTGAGGAAGGCTTCCGCGGCGTCGAGCAGCCGGCAGTTCGACGGGTAGAGCCCGGACTGCGCGATCGCCCGGGTCGCGTTCACCGCGTCGGCGTACTTCGGGAAAGTGACCGAGGCTTTCGCTTGCCAGACCGGCCTTTCCTGCAACCGTATCCACGCTTCGGTGATCACGCCGAGCGTGCCCTCCGAACCGAGGAACATCCGGTCCGGCGACGGCCCGGCCCCTGAACCGGGCAGTCGGCGCGACTCGCTGACGCCGATCGGGGTGACGACGCGGATCGCTTCGGTCAAGTCGTCGATGTGCGTGGCGAGGGTGGCGAAGTGGCCGCCGGCGCGAGTGGCCAGCCAGCCGCCCAGGGTGGAATGGGTGAAGGACTGAGGATAGTGCCGCAGGGTCAGGCCGTGCGGGCGCAGCTGGTCCTCCAGTGCGGGCCCGTAGACCCCGGCTTGGACGCGCGCGGCCCGGCTCGTCCGGTCGATCTCCAGCACTTGGCCGAGCCGTCCCAGGTCGAGCGAAACCGACGGCCCGGCGAACCGGGGCTCCACGCCGCCGACCACCGAACTGCCGCCGCCGTAGGGAATCACCGGCGTTCCGGCGGCGGAGCACCAGTCCAGTACGTCGACGACGTCCTGCTCGGACTCCGGCCGCACGACGAGATCGGGGACTGCCTCGACCTGGCCGGACAGGTTCCGCACGACATCGCGGAACGCCTTGCCGCGCGCGTGCGACAGCCGATCGACCGGGTCTGTCGAACACAGCCGGGCGAGCGCGCCCGGCGGCTCGAGCCTCGGCCTCGGCACCGGCAGGGACGCCGGGGCGGGCGGGGCGTGGTCGGTGAAGTCATGGTCCGGGAGGAACGCGGCCACCCGAGCCGCGAGCGCCGCTGACTCGTCCGGGGCGAGTGCGTCCTCCGTGTCGCCCCATCCCCACCAAGACCGGGTCATCGACGACTCCCTTCTTGATCTGACTCCAAGGTAACTTACTTCAAGGTAATATGCAGTGTGTGCGGTGCGGAGACGGAATAAGTGGGCTGACCGCCACGCCGCTCGTGGTGAACGGACTGCTGCCCCGCGTCGATCGGCGGATCAAGGAGTCCGCGAAGCCGTTCGATCGCCCCGGTCTGGTTTGCCCGCACGCGCACTCGCGGCGGTGGGCATGGACCCATTACGGCATCTTCGTGCCGGAGCTGCCGCAGCCGCACCGCTACCTGAACACGATGACCCTCATCGGCAGTACTGGCACAGTCTGCTTCGACAACGATTACCTCGTCAGTCCGGCGCGCTCCCCGTCACGGTGCACGCTGCCGGACCCCAACGCCCCAATGCCACATTGGGTGCATCCTGCGCACCCAATGTGGCATTGGGGTACTACCGTCCGGCGGGGCTCACGTTCAGCATCATCCCGGCCAGCCTCACTGCCGCGCTTACGATTCCGCCGCCGAATGCAGCTTTTATCCGGACGGCGGCCGGCTGGGATGTGGCGCTGACCTCGTCATCGAGGCTGCGCACCCGGCCTACCAGATGCACGCGCGTTACGACGCGTTCACGGCGGACCTGCTCGTCACCGCGACCCCTCAGGTTTCCTGGTTCGTGCGCAACCCGGCCTACGACCGCTTGAGTCTGCTCGCCACCGCCACCGCCACCGCCACCGCCACCGCCACCGCCACGAGTCCGGCGAGACGGAGATCGGCGGGTTGTGCACGGTCGAGTACGCACGATGCCTTTCCCCGCAATCGCTTCGCCGCACGCCGTTGCCTCCATCGTGCAAGCTGCCGGTCGACTTCTTCACCTACCAGATCATGAACCTGGACGATCGGACGCAACTGTTGCTCACCGATGTCCGGGCGCCTGGCGCGACCGCGTGCCGGCTCGCGTACCTGCGCACCTTGGACGGCGACGCGGTCGTGTTCCAGGATGTGCGGTTGGAGGTGGTCCGTCGCGCCGAGCCGGAGGTCGATCCGCGGGGGCGGGAGATGCGGGTGCCGGACAGGTTCCGCTGGATCGTCCGCGACGGCGCGGAAGAGATCGTCTCGCTGGAGACGACCTTGGACAGTCCGCGTCGCTACGGTCACGGCCGCGGCTATGTCGGCGCGTACACCTACTCCGAGAAGTTCCGGCAGCGTCCAGTGTCTGGCACCGGCTATTTCGAGCGGGCCGACTGCGAGGTCAAGCGCGCAGCGAAGTGAGGATCCGCGCACAGCGCCGGGTGGTGGCTTCGGCGGTTTCGCCGGGATGCTCCAGCCACCATCCGACGGTGGCGTTGACAGTGCCGTACCAGATCCGGGCGAGCAACGAAGCGTCCAGCGGATCTCCGGAACCCGCTGCGGACAAGGCCTCCTTCGTGCCTTCCGCGCCGAGCAGAGACAGCTTCCGCCGGTACGCCCGAGCCGCCTCGGCGACCGCCGAGCCCGGCGGAAGGGTCGGGTCCCACAACACCGCCCAGTCCAGCCGCCGCGGTTCGAGGGTGTGGAAGATCGCGTCCAGGGTGTCCAACGCGCGCGCCAGGCCGGTGCCGGTTTGTGCGGCCGTGACGGCGTCCACGAGCGGTGCCGCGCCGCGGTGCAGGCAGGCGAGATACAGCCCGTCCTTGGATTCGAAATAGCCGTACACCAACGGTTTGGAAATTTCCGCCCGGCGTGCGATCGAGGCAACCGACGCGTGTGCGTAACCTTGGGTGCCGAACTCCGCCACCGCCGCGTCGAGGATCAACCGCTCCCGCTCAGGACGCGGCATCCCTTTGCTGCCTACCGAATTCGCCACCGGGACAGCATAGCTGACCGGGGCCCGGTCCTTCTTGGCGTCCACAATGGACTCCTGGCGCGGATCGCGCCGCCCGGCGTAGGCTGCCCGCACAGTGTTCGCTGGATCCGGGGAGGATTCATGACCACCACCCATCACTTGGCGACCGACGGCGCGGACATCGTCTACGACGTGCGGAACCACCCGCTTTCCGACGGGCTCAGGCCGCTCCTGATGATCGGCCAGCCGATGGACGCCAGCGGGTTCGAGACGCTGGCCGCGCTGTTCCCGGAGCGCACCGTCGTCACCTACGACCCGCGCGGTCTCGGCCGCAGCACCCGCAGCGACGGCCGGACCGACAACCGCCCGGAAACCCAGGCCGCCGACGTGCACGCGGTGATCGAAGCCCTCGGCACCGGCCCGGTGGACCTGTTCGCGAGCAGCGGCGGAGCGGTCACCGCGCTCGCGCTGGTCACGGCCTGGCTGGGAGATGTGGCTACGCTGGTCGCGCACGAACCACCGATCACGTCCGTGCTGCCCGACGCCGAGGCCGCCGCGCGGGCCAGCGACTGGATGGCCGAGCTCTACCAGGCCAAAGGCTGGGGCTACGGCATGGCTGGCTTCCTCGTGATGACGTCCTGGCCGGGCGAGTTCACCGACGAGTTCTTCCAGCAGCCGCCGGTGGACCCGGCGCGGTTCGGAATGCCCGCCGACGACGACGGCAAGCGCGACGACCCGCTGCTGTCCGACCGGTCTCGCCCTATCGTCGACTACCTCCCCGACATCGAGGCGCTGAAGGCGGCTCCGACGCGAGTGGTGATCGCGGTCGGGGAGGAAACCGGTAACACCTACACCGCACGGACCGGTCGCGCGCTGGCCGCGGCGCTGGGCCAGGACGCGACCGTATTCCCGAGCCATCACGGCGGTTTTCTCGGCGGTGAGCATGGCTACGCGGGGAAGCCGGAGGAGTTCGCGGCTCGGCTGCGCGAGGTGCTCGCCTGACCTACGCGCGCGGTCGGTCTGCGGGAGCTTGAGTCTCCGTGAAGGGCCTCGCGCGGTGCTTGAGTGTTCGTGAGGGTCTCGTGTGGGACTTGGGTGTCCGTGAGGGTCTCGTGTGGGACTTGGGTGTCTGTGAAGGGCTCCTTGAGGGAGTTGGATTCCCTCCAGGAGCCCCTCACGGCCTGCTGGCCGTCGATGAGTGGTCAGACCAGCTTCTGCGCCTCCAGCAGTGTGTCGCGCAGGATCTGCTCGATCTCGTCGAACTCGGCCTGCCCGGCGATCAGCGGCGGCGCGAACTGGACCACCACGTCGCCGCGGTCGTCCGGACGGCAGTACAGGCCGCGCTCGAACAGCGCGCCCGGCAGGAAGCCGCGCACCAGACGTTCCCGCTCCTCGGCGTTGAACGTCTCCCGGGAAGCCTTGTCCTTGACCAGTTCGACCGCCCAGAAGTATCCGTCGCCGCGGATGTCGCCGACGATCGGCAAGTCCAGCAGCTTGCTCAGGGTCTCCCTGAACGCGTCCTGGTGGTCCAGCACGCGCTGGTTGAGCCCCTCCCGTTCCATCAGGTCGAGGTTCGCCAGCGCGACCGCGGCGGAAACCGGGTGCCCGCCGAAGGTGTAGCCGTGCGCGAAGCCGACTCCTCCGCCGAGGAACGGCTCCATCACCCGGTCCGACGCGATCAGCGCGGCGATCGGGCTGTAACCGGAGCTGAGGCCCTTGGCACAGGTCAGCAGGTCCGGCTGGAGGCCGAACTTCTCGCTGGCGAAGGTGGTGCCGTGCCTGCCGAACGCGCAGATCACCTCGTCGGCGACCAGCAGCACGTCATGCCGGTCGCAGATCTCCCGCACCCGCTGGAAATACCCGGGCGGCGGAGTGAAGCAGCCGCCGGAGTTCTGCACCGGTTCGAGCACCACCGCGGCGACCGTGTCCGCGCCCTCGAACAGGATCGCTTCCTCGATCCGGTCCGCCGCCCAGCGGCCGAACGCTTCGAGATCGTCGGCGAACTCGGGATGCCGGTACAGGTTCGTGTTCGGCACCCGGAAACCGCCCGGCGCGAGCGGTTCGAAGTCCTTCTTCATCGCCGGCAGGCCGGTGATGGCCAGCGCGCCGTGCGGGGTGCCGTGGTAAGCCACCGCGCGGCTGATCACCTTGTGCTTGGCGGGTTTTCCGACCAGCTTGAAGTACTGCTTCGCGACCTTCCACGCCGATTCGACGGCTTCGCCGCCGCCGGTGGTGAAAAAGACCCGGTTGAGGTCGCCCGGCGCGAGGTGGGCGAGCCGCTCGGCCAGTTCCGCCGCCGGTTTGGTGGCGTAGCCCCAGATCGGGAAGTACGCGAGTTCGCTCGCCTGCTTCGCCGCGACTTCGACGAGCTCCTGGCGGCCGTGTCCGGCCTGCACCACGAACAGCCCGGCAAGACCGTCGAGGATGCGGCGGCCGCGGTCGTCCCACACGTGCACGCCCTCGCCGCGGGTGATCACCGGGACCGGGTTCTCCTGGTAGTTGCCCATCCGGGAGAAGTGCATCCACAGATGCCGGGCTGCTGCCGACTGCGTGTCCATCGCTGATCCCTCTCAGTCGTTCCGCGGGAAACCGAGGTCGAGCCCGCCCTGGCCCGGTCCGGGCCAGCGGGTGGTGACGACCTTGGCGCGGGTGAAGAAGTGCACGCCCTCGCCGCCGTGCGCGTGGGTGTCGCCGAACAGCGAGTTCTTTCGGCCGCCGAACGAGTGGTGGGCCACCGGGACCGGTACCGGCACGTTTACGCCGACCATGCCCGCCTCGACTTCGGCGGAGAACCGGCGGGCCGCGCCGCCGTCGTTGGTGAAGATCGCCGCGCCGTTGCCGTACGGACCGGCGTTGATCAGCTCGATCGCCTCGGCGACGGTTTCCACCCGCACCACCGAAAGCACCGGGCCGAAGATCTCGTCGGTGTAGATCGACATGTCCGGGCGGACGTGGTCGAACACTGTGGGGCCGACGAAGAAGCCGTCGCCGTCCGCGTCGAACTCGCCTTCGCGCCCGTCGAGAACCAGCGTGGCGCCGGCCTCCGCGCCAGCCGCGATGTAGCCGGACACACGGTCCTTCGCGGCGGCGGTGACCAGCGGTCCCATGTCGCAGGCGCGGGTGCCGTCGCCGGTCACGAGCGTCTTCGCGCGATCGGCGATCCGGGGGACCAGCGCGTCGGCGACGTCGCCGACCGCGACCACTACGGAGACCGCCATGCAGCGTTCGCCCGCGGAACCGAAACCCGCGCTGACGGCCTGGTCGGCGACCAGGTCGAGGTCTGCGTCGGGCAACACCACCAGGTGGTTCTTCGCGCCGCCGAGGGCCTGCACGCGCTTGCCGTGCGCGGTGCCGGTTTCGTAGACGTACTGCGCGATCGGGGTCGAGCCGACGAACGAAACCGCCTCGATGTCCGGGCTGTGCAGCAGTGCGTCGACCGCGGTCTTGTTGCCGTGCAAGACGTTGAACACGCCTTCCGGCAGACCGGCTTCGCGCCACAGTTCGGCCAGCCAGTTCGCCGCGGTCGGCACTTTCTCCGACGGCTTCAGCACCACCGTGTTCCCCGCCGCGATGGCGAGCGGGAAGAACCACATCGGGACCATGGCGGGAAAGTTGAACGGCGAGATGATCGCGACTGGGCCGAGCGGTTCGCGCAGCGAGGTGACGTCGACGTCGGTCGAGGCGTTCGCCGTCGCCGCGCCCTTGAGCAGTTGCGGGATGCCGCAGGCGAATTCGACGACCTCCAGGCCGCGCGCGACCTCGGCGGCGGCGTCGGAGAGCACCTTGCCGTGCTCGGAGGTGATGATCTCCGCCAGTTCGGGCGTCCGTGCGTCGAGCAGTTCGCGGAACCGGAACAGCACGCGGCTCCGCTTCGCCAGCGACGTCCTGCGCCACGTGCGGAACGCGGCCTTCGCAGCGGCGATCGCGGCGTTGGCGTCCGCGGCCGAGCCGAGCGGCACGCGCGCGGTGACCTTGCCGGTCGCCGGGTTCGTGACGTCGGCGTAGCCGTCCGGGGCGCCTGCGGCCTCGCTGCCACCGATCCACTGGGACAGCGTCGGCACGGAATCGCTCATCGGGCTCCCTCTCTGCCTGGGTTTGCCTCCTGAGGGTGCCTTCCCGCGCGGTCGCGGGTAACCGACGGAACGGCGAGTCTGCTGTCAATAGCTTTACAGTTCGTCGGGTTATCCTCGACGCTGTGGACCTGACCCTGCGCGACGTGCTCGAGCTGCCGGTGATGGCAGCCGGGGCACCGGTCGTGCGGTCGGCGGCGGACGCGGTCGACGTGCTGGTCCGTTCGGTGCACGTGAGCGAGCTGAGCGACGTCGCCGGCACGCTGACCAGCGGTGTTCTGGTTCTTTCCATCGGGCTCGCGCTGACCGAACCGGGCTTCGACGCGGTCGCCTACGTGCGCTCGCTGCGCGACGCCGGCGCGATCGGGCTGGTCGTGGAGCCGGGACAGCACCTGCGCCGGCTGCCGGACGCGCTGGTCCAGGCGGCCCGAGCGGCCCGGTTCCCGCTGGTGGAGCTGCGCAGCACGGTCCGGTTCATCGAGGTCACCGAGATCGTGCACGCCCGGATCGTCAACGCGCACTACGAGCGGTTGCGGCTGGCCGAGCGCGCGCACGAAGCGTTCAGCACGGTCGGCGCGGCGGTGCGGGCACCGGACGCGGTCGTCGCGCATGCCGCGAAACTGATGGGGCTGCCGGTCGTGCTGGAAGACCGGACGCATCGCGCGCTCGCCTTCGCCGGGTCCGCGGAGACGCTGCTGCGCGACTGGACCGCTCGCTCGCGTCGGGTCCCGTTCTCCGCCGGGACGGAAGTCGGCGGACCGGAAGGCTGGATGTGCACGCCGGTCGGGCCGCCGCGCGAACGGTGGGGACGGTTGTGCGTGCCGGTGCGCTCGGCCGAGCAGCCCGCGGCGTGGATGGTGCTGGAGCGCGCGGCCGAGGCGTTGACCGTCGGGAAACTGCTGGAACGTTCGCCGCTGTCGGTGGAAATCGAGGCGCAGAGCGATCTGCTGCGGGAGGTACTGCACGGCGCGGACGAGGGTTCGGTGCGGGCTCGGGCTCGCGCGCTGGGGCTGGCTTCCGCGCAGTACTACGCGGTGCTGGTGTGCCGTCCGGCGCACGCTGGGCAGGAGCGCGTGTTCCTGGACGCGATGGTGACCAGCGACGGAATCGGCGGTGTGCTGGCCGCAGGTCGCGTGGCGGCGGTGCTCCCGTGTTCGTCGGCGGCCGCCGAGAAAGCGTTGCTGGAGCGGGTCGTCGCCGGTGTCCCGACGGGTCTGGCAGCGGCCTTCGGCGCGGCTGGCCCGGTGCGGCGGCTCGGCGAGCTGCCCGCGGCGTTGCAGGAGGCAGTGCATGTCGCGGACGTCGTCTCGCCGGGTCTGCCCGCACTACGGCGGGCGGGCGACTTGGGCGTGCGCGGGTTGTTGTGGTGGCTGCGAGACCATCCGCGGCTGCACGAGTTCACCGAAACCCAGCTGCGGCCGTTGCTGACCCTGCCGGAACCGCGGAGCAGCAGGATGTTCGCGACCCTGCGGACCTTTGTGGACTCCGGTTACTCGATGACCGCGTTCGCGAAAGCGCTGAACCTGAGCCGTCCGGCGGCGTACTCGCGGCTGGCGACGATCGAACGCTTGCTCGGCGTCGATCTGTCCGATCCGGACACCCGGCTGTCGCTGCACCTGGCCGTGCTGGCGCACCGGTCAGCTCCCGGCACCCCACCG
This sequence is a window from Amycolatopsis benzoatilytica AK 16/65. Protein-coding genes within it:
- a CDS encoding DUF3556 domain-containing protein, giving the protein MGFKTGDFPPVVPETFLRKPLFERTKALALHWVQFGFGSPKMIPTVYVLKLVFLYVLAGTAIATATSGAAPFWQVADWWNQPVVYQKLVLWTVFLEAFGLAGSWGPIAGKFKPMTGGILFWARPGTIRLRPWKRVPFTAGDRRTGFDVLLYLAFLATVLTAIVLPGVPDAALSAALPGNTTGLVRPALLIAPIALYVLNGLRDKTIFLAARGEQYLPALVFFAFLPFVNMIIAAKLLICIVWIGAGVSKFGKHFTNVVPPMVSNSPCMPFQWLKRAHYRDFPRDLRPSKLATFMAHVGGTTVEIITPLVLLFSTNHWVTLAGVALMVVFHLFITSTFPLAVPLEWNILFGYLSIFLFLGFPASAGYGVGNLTPGWLAVVIAAALLFFPILGNLRPDLVSFLPSMRQYAGNWASALWAFAPGAEEKLNTLPHRPTKNQVDQLQAMGYPAEVAEITMQQTIAWRSMHSQGRGLFSVLAKNLPDLETRTVREAEFGCNSIIGFNFGDGHLHDLSFVNAVQKRVGFAPGEWIVVWVESQAIHSKVQHYQVIDAAVGVIERGHWTVSDAVREQPWLPNGPIPLTVTWTANAAQPQPSEKSVPA
- a CDS encoding phytoene desaturase family protein; protein product: MTGTAVVVGSGPNGLAAAAVLARAGVDVTVLEAADEIGGGTRTYEAIVPGLRHDHCSATHPMAVGSPVLTELGLDRYGLRWRLPEIDCVHPLDDGTAGVLRTSVAATAAGLGPDEHRWARLFAGPAQQYDVLSEDILGPLLRVPKHPLRLARFGLPTLAPATLLARYLRTEQARALWLGVAAHAFQPLDRPLSSAIGLGIVTAGHRHGWAVAEGGSSAISSALAALIADYGGKIETGVRVDSATQLPRADVVLWDVGPRTLASALGDRLPPRVRRACARFRYGPGAYKVDFAVQEGIPWRSPEARAAGTVHVGGSAAEVAAGERDVHEGRLPERPFVLVGQQYLADPSRSAGNVHPVWAYAHVPHGYTGEATELIVAQIERFAPGFRERVIGSVSTSPGEFAAGNANFVGGNILTGAKDIRQLVFGPRATLQPYDVGLPGHFVCSAATPPGPGAHGMCGSNAAERALRFLRR
- a CDS encoding FAD-binding oxidoreductase, encoding MTRSWWGWGDTEDALAPDESAALAARVAAFLPDHDFTDHAPPAPASLPVPRPRLEPPGALARLCSTDPVDRLSHARGKAFRDVVRNLSGQVEAVPDLVVRPESEQDVVDVLDWCSAAGTPVIPYGGGSSVVGGVEPRFAGPSVSLDLGRLGQVLEIDRTSRAARVQAGVYGPALEDQLRPHGLTLRHYPQSFTHSTLGGWLATRAGGHFATLATHIDDLTEAIRVVTPIGVSESRRLPGSGAGPSPDRMFLGSEGTLGVITEAWIRLQERPVWQAKASVTFPKYADAVNATRAIAQSGLYPSNCRLLDAAEAFLNAGVSADGLLLLAFESADHPVDAWLDRAVELTADHGGTVTARRGESGSAWRSAFLRMPYQRDALARRSMVVETFETACTWDAFPGFHAAVTAAATAAIAEICGAGVVTCRFTHVYPDGPAPYYGIYATGRWGSTLAQWDEVKAAVSEAIWANGGTITHHHAVGRDHRPWYDRQRPDPFAAALSAAKDALDPAGVLNPGVLIR
- a CDS encoding DUF6670 family protein, with amino-acid sequence MGCGADLVIEAAHPAYQMHARYDAFTADLLVTATPQVSWFVRNPAYDRLSLLATATATATATATATSPARRRSAGCARSSTHDAFPRNRFAARRCLHRASCRSTSSPTRS
- a CDS encoding DUF6670 family protein, which codes for MCTVEYARCLSPQSLRRTPLPPSCKLPVDFFTYQIMNLDDRTQLLLTDVRAPGATACRLAYLRTLDGDAVVFQDVRLEVVRRAEPEVDPRGREMRVPDRFRWIVRDGAEEIVSLETTLDSPRRYGHGRGYVGAYTYSEKFRQRPVSGTGYFERADCEVKRAAK
- a CDS encoding TetR/AcrR family transcriptional regulator, whose translation is MRAAYAGRRDPRQESIVDAKKDRAPVSYAVPVANSVGSKGMPRPERERLILDAAVAEFGTQGYAHASVASIARRAEISKPLVYGYFESKDGLYLACLHRGAAPLVDAVTAAQTGTGLARALDTLDAIFHTLEPRRLDWAVLWDPTLPPGSAVAEAARAYRRKLSLLGAEGTKEALSAAGSGDPLDASLLARIWYGTVNATVGWWLEHPGETAEATTRRCARILTSLRA
- a CDS encoding alpha/beta fold hydrolase; this encodes MTTTHHLATDGADIVYDVRNHPLSDGLRPLLMIGQPMDASGFETLAALFPERTVVTYDPRGLGRSTRSDGRTDNRPETQAADVHAVIEALGTGPVDLFASSGGAVTALALVTAWLGDVATLVAHEPPITSVLPDAEAAARASDWMAELYQAKGWGYGMAGFLVMTSWPGEFTDEFFQQPPVDPARFGMPADDDGKRDDPLLSDRSRPIVDYLPDIEALKAAPTRVVIAVGEETGNTYTARTGRALAAALGQDATVFPSHHGGFLGGEHGYAGKPEEFAARLREVLA
- a CDS encoding aspartate aminotransferase family protein, giving the protein MDTQSAAARHLWMHFSRMGNYQENPVPVITRGEGVHVWDDRGRRILDGLAGLFVVQAGHGRQELVEVAAKQASELAYFPIWGYATKPAAELAERLAHLAPGDLNRVFFTTGGGEAVESAWKVAKQYFKLVGKPAKHKVISRAVAYHGTPHGALAITGLPAMKKDFEPLAPGGFRVPNTNLYRHPEFADDLEAFGRWAADRIEEAILFEGADTVAAVVLEPVQNSGGCFTPPPGYFQRVREICDRHDVLLVADEVICAFGRHGTTFASEKFGLQPDLLTCAKGLSSGYSPIAALIASDRVMEPFLGGGVGFAHGYTFGGHPVSAAVALANLDLMEREGLNQRVLDHQDAFRETLSKLLDLPIVGDIRGDGYFWAVELVKDKASRETFNAEERERLVRGFLPGALFERGLYCRPDDRGDVVVQFAPPLIAGQAEFDEIEQILRDTLLEAQKLV
- a CDS encoding CoA-acylating methylmalonate-semialdehyde dehydrogenase, producing MSDSVPTLSQWIGGSEAAGAPDGYADVTNPATGKVTARVPLGSAADANAAIAAAKAAFRTWRRTSLAKRSRVLFRFRELLDARTPELAEIITSEHGKVLSDAAAEVARGLEVVEFACGIPQLLKGAATANASTDVDVTSLREPLGPVAIISPFNFPAMVPMWFFPLAIAAGNTVVLKPSEKVPTAANWLAELWREAGLPEGVFNVLHGNKTAVDALLHSPDIEAVSFVGSTPIAQYVYETGTAHGKRVQALGGAKNHLVVLPDADLDLVADQAVSAGFGSAGERCMAVSVVVAVGDVADALVPRIADRAKTLVTGDGTRACDMGPLVTAAAKDRVSGYIAAGAEAGATLVLDGREGEFDADGDGFFVGPTVFDHVRPDMSIYTDEIFGPVLSVVRVETVAEAIELINAGPYGNGAAIFTNDGGAARRFSAEVEAGMVGVNVPVPVPVAHHSFGGRKNSLFGDTHAHGGEGVHFFTRAKVVTTRWPGPGQGGLDLGFPRND
- a CDS encoding PucR family transcriptional regulator gives rise to the protein MDLTLRDVLELPVMAAGAPVVRSAADAVDVLVRSVHVSELSDVAGTLTSGVLVLSIGLALTEPGFDAVAYVRSLRDAGAIGLVVEPGQHLRRLPDALVQAARAARFPLVELRSTVRFIEVTEIVHARIVNAHYERLRLAERAHEAFSTVGAAVRAPDAVVAHAAKLMGLPVVLEDRTHRALAFAGSAETLLRDWTARSRRVPFSAGTEVGGPEGWMCTPVGPPRERWGRLCVPVRSAEQPAAWMVLERAAEALTVGKLLERSPLSVEIEAQSDLLREVLHGADEGSVRARARALGLASAQYYAVLVCRPAHAGQERVFLDAMVTSDGIGGVLAAGRVAAVLPCSSAAAEKALLERVVAGVPTGLAAAFGAAGPVRRLGELPAALQEAVHVADVVSPGLPALRRAGDLGVRGLLWWLRDHPRLHEFTETQLRPLLTLPEPRSSRMFATLRTFVDSGYSMTAFAKALNLSRPAAYSRLATIERLLGVDLSDPDTRLSLHLAVLAHRSAPGTPPQ